The Novosphingobium kaempferiae genome includes a window with the following:
- the greB gene encoding transcription elongation factor GreB, whose product MKPAGPPITPAGMAALRTRYDHLLGKERPEIVEIVSWAAGNGDRSENGDYLYGRKRMREIDRELAFLARRMKALRVVDPADQTERGKVFFGATVELADEDDERLTLTIVGDDEQDASAGRIGWSAPIARALRGAAVGDLRIVRLPSGQKEWEVMEISYP is encoded by the coding sequence ATGAAACCCGCCGGTCCCCCGATCACGCCCGCAGGCATGGCTGCCCTGCGCACCCGCTACGACCACCTGCTCGGCAAGGAGCGGCCCGAGATCGTCGAGATCGTATCATGGGCGGCGGGCAACGGCGATCGGTCGGAGAACGGCGACTATCTCTACGGTCGCAAGCGGATGCGCGAAATCGACCGCGAACTGGCCTTCCTCGCCCGCCGCATGAAGGCGCTGCGCGTGGTCGATCCCGCCGACCAGACCGAGCGGGGCAAGGTCTTCTTCGGCGCCACCGTCGAACTCGCCGACGAGGACGACGAGCGGCTGACCCTCACCATCGTCGGCGACGACGAGCAGGACGCATCGGCCGGCCGCATCGGCTGGAGCGCCCCCATCGCCCGTGCCCTGCGCGGCGCGGCAGTGGGCGACCTGCGCATCGTGCGCCTGCCCTCGGGGCAGAAGGAGTGGGAAGTCATGGAGATCAGCTACCCGTGA
- a CDS encoding TSUP family transporter yields MIEPLLNLAPEAVAFLIAVAFVAGGIDALAGGGGLLTIPALMAAGVPPVSALATNKLQSTIGTSSAFLTFHRAGHVDIKAFAVPALGAFIGSVAGGTAVQFVNPAFLSAFVPVLLIAMGLYFLFAPPMSEVDRHARMGRIGLTMVTTGIGFYDGFFGPGTGSFLTTALVALGGLGLVRAIANTKFLNLSTNVAGLLAMIAGGKVLWLLGAGMAAANVAGNQVGARLAIRYGGKGVRPLLVVMSFALTIKLLSDPKNPLWSLF; encoded by the coding sequence GTGATCGAGCCGCTGCTGAACCTTGCGCCGGAAGCCGTCGCGTTCCTGATCGCCGTCGCCTTCGTCGCGGGCGGCATCGACGCGCTTGCGGGCGGCGGCGGGCTGCTGACCATCCCGGCGCTGATGGCGGCGGGCGTGCCACCGGTCTCGGCGCTGGCGACCAACAAGCTGCAGAGCACCATCGGCACCTCCTCCGCCTTCCTGACCTTCCACCGCGCAGGGCATGTCGACATCAAGGCCTTCGCCGTGCCCGCGCTCGGCGCGTTCATCGGTTCGGTGGCGGGCGGGACGGCGGTGCAGTTCGTGAACCCAGCGTTCCTGTCCGCCTTCGTGCCGGTGCTGCTGATCGCGATGGGGCTCTATTTCCTGTTCGCCCCGCCGATGAGCGAGGTTGACCGCCATGCGCGCATGGGCCGCATCGGCCTGACCATGGTGACGACCGGGATCGGCTTCTACGACGGCTTCTTCGGCCCCGGCACCGGATCGTTCCTGACGACGGCACTGGTGGCGCTGGGCGGGCTCGGGCTGGTCCGCGCCATCGCCAACACCAAATTCCTGAACCTGTCCACCAACGTCGCCGGACTGCTCGCGATGATCGCGGGCGGCAAGGTGCTGTGGCTGCTGGGCGCGGGCATGGCCGCCGCCAACGTCGCGGGCAACCAGGTCGGCGCGCGGCTCGCCATCCGATACGGCGGCAAGGGGGTGCGGCCGCTGCTCGTCGTCATGTCCTTCGCCCTGACGATCAAGCTGCTGTCCGATCCGAAGAACCCGCTCTGGAGCCTGTTCTAG
- a CDS encoding TauD/TfdA dioxygenase family protein, giving the protein MREMAGIVVNDLGENLSFGAEVHGLDWDTITDEAVRERLRALFVERGMIVFRDMEPSARMQVALSRIFGPLKDHPTQTTPRDDETGDEAQGVIDMHYRPSDEVAKGEGLVELDGAIVARFSPWHFDHCYNDELNYAGVLRAPINAPVGGRTGFMDGVELYRQFPQDLRDRLEGRNVIYTLDTRLSTMKYGVNFTPLTEYASTPQLLKEASTFPRAMHPAIWTRETGEKVMHFGAWMAVGLEHQEDAEGDRLLDRAAHAINRLGEGTSAYWHDWKPTDMVIWDNHRMLHAVEGCDAKYERQTLRTTIKGDYGRGYFEDGKKIGEVQREIA; this is encoded by the coding sequence ATGAGAGAGATGGCGGGCATCGTCGTGAACGACCTTGGCGAGAACCTCAGCTTCGGGGCCGAGGTCCACGGGCTCGACTGGGACACCATCACCGACGAGGCCGTGCGCGAACGCCTGCGCGCCCTGTTCGTCGAACGCGGCATGATCGTGTTCCGCGACATGGAACCGAGCGCCAGGATGCAGGTCGCGCTCAGCCGGATCTTCGGCCCGCTCAAGGACCACCCGACGCAGACCACCCCCCGTGACGACGAGACCGGCGACGAGGCGCAGGGCGTCATCGACATGCACTACCGCCCCAGCGACGAGGTGGCCAAGGGCGAGGGCCTCGTCGAACTGGACGGCGCGATCGTGGCGCGGTTCTCTCCCTGGCACTTCGACCACTGCTACAACGACGAGTTGAACTACGCAGGCGTACTGCGCGCGCCGATTAATGCGCCGGTCGGCGGGCGCACCGGCTTCATGGACGGCGTGGAACTCTACCGCCAGTTCCCGCAGGACCTGCGCGACCGGCTGGAGGGGCGCAACGTCATCTACACGCTCGACACCCGCCTCTCGACGATGAAGTACGGCGTCAACTTCACGCCGCTCACCGAATATGCCTCCACTCCGCAACTGCTGAAGGAAGCCTCCACCTTCCCGCGCGCGATGCACCCGGCGATCTGGACGCGCGAAACGGGCGAGAAGGTCATGCACTTCGGCGCATGGATGGCGGTCGGCCTCGAACATCAGGAGGATGCCGAGGGCGACCGCCTGCTCGACAGGGCGGCCCACGCGATCAACCGTCTGGGAGAAGGCACCAGCGCCTACTGGCACGACTGGAAGCCCACCGACATGGTGATCTGGGACAACCACCGCATGCTCCACGCGGTCGAGGGCTGCGATGCGAAGTACGAACGGCAGACCCTGCGCACCACCATCAAGGGCGATTACGGCCGCGGTTATTTCGAGGACGGCAAGAAGATCGGCGAGGTCCAGCGCGAGATTGCCTAG
- a CDS encoding outer membrane protein, whose product MKKTLVILAAGSAIVSAAPAMAQDAGAVQPFSGVHVEALMGYDVSKAGSSIDDDVNEDNDQSIDGLAYGVGAGYDIRMNNFVFGPEAEVTWSTAKTKFDDGDFEGFGIGNVKTNRDLYVGARLGYVVSPKTMLYAKGGYTNAKFDVRNSVGTVTTNRDIDADGWRIGAGVEQQVTNNVFAKVEYRYSNYSKGELDYTGDFPDGDRFNLDLDRHQVMAGVGVRF is encoded by the coding sequence ATGAAGAAGACCCTTGTCATTCTCGCCGCAGGAAGCGCGATTGTCTCTGCCGCTCCCGCCATGGCGCAAGACGCCGGCGCAGTGCAGCCGTTCTCCGGCGTGCACGTCGAAGCGCTGATGGGCTACGACGTCAGCAAGGCCGGCAGCAGCATCGACGACGACGTGAACGAGGACAACGACCAGTCCATCGACGGTCTCGCCTACGGCGTCGGTGCGGGCTACGACATCCGCATGAACAACTTCGTGTTCGGCCCGGAGGCGGAAGTCACCTGGTCCACCGCGAAGACCAAGTTCGATGACGGCGACTTCGAGGGCTTCGGCATCGGCAACGTCAAGACCAACCGCGACCTCTACGTCGGCGCGCGCCTCGGCTACGTCGTGTCGCCCAAGACCATGCTCTACGCCAAGGGCGGCTACACCAACGCCAAGTTCGACGTGCGCAACTCGGTCGGCACCGTGACGACCAACCGCGACATCGACGCGGACGGCTGGCGCATCGGCGCGGGCGTCGAGCAGCAGGTGACGAACAACGTCTTCGCCAAGGTCGAGTATCGGTACTCGAACTACAGCAAGGGCGAACTGGACTACACCGGCGACTTCCCGGACGGCGACCGCTTCAACCTCGACCTCGACCGTCACCAGGTGATGGCGGGCGTGGGTGTGCGCTTCTAA
- the rlmN gene encoding 23S rRNA (adenine(2503)-C(2))-methyltransferase RlmN, whose product MSEQNISTAAVSTAAGLTPIPGNVDPMTVARPSLVEGVTPREDGRTDLIGLPKKRIAELFEGAGLDAKAAKLRAKQVYHWLYHRGVTEFEAMTDIAKIMRPWLAERFVIGRPEIVEAQHSSDGTRKWLLRTADAHDFEMVFIPDADRGTLCVSSQVGCTLNCRFCHTGTMRLVRNLTVGEIVGQVMLARDSLGEWPKNASDTRLATMAGLDDDEDEGSYSSDGRLLTNIVMMGMGEPLYNFDNVRDALKLVMDGDGLALSKRRITLSTSGVIPQMERCGEEIGVNLAVSLHAVTKEVRDEIVPVNKKYGIEQLLQACADYPGASNARRITFEYVMLKDKNDSDDDARELVRLLKHYKLPAKVNLIPFNPWPGAPYECSTPERIRKFSDIIFEGGISAPVRTPRGRDIDAACGQLKTAAEKKSRAEIDRLLAEKEAALG is encoded by the coding sequence ATGTCAGAGCAGAACATCTCCACCGCTGCGGTTTCGACCGCCGCCGGCCTCACGCCGATCCCGGGCAACGTCGACCCGATGACCGTGGCGCGTCCTTCGCTTGTCGAGGGCGTGACCCCGCGCGAGGACGGCCGCACCGACCTGATCGGCCTGCCCAAGAAGCGCATCGCCGAACTGTTCGAGGGCGCCGGGCTCGACGCCAAGGCGGCCAAGCTGCGCGCCAAGCAGGTGTACCACTGGCTCTACCACCGCGGCGTGACGGAGTTCGAGGCGATGACCGACATCGCCAAGATCATGCGCCCGTGGCTCGCCGAACGCTTCGTCATCGGCCGCCCCGAGATCGTCGAGGCGCAGCACTCCAGCGACGGCACCCGCAAGTGGCTGCTGCGCACGGCGGACGCCCACGATTTCGAGATGGTGTTCATCCCCGACGCTGACCGCGGCACGCTCTGCGTGTCCTCGCAGGTAGGCTGTACGCTGAACTGTCGCTTCTGCCACACCGGCACCATGCGCCTCGTCCGTAACCTGACGGTGGGCGAGATCGTCGGACAGGTCATGCTGGCGCGCGATTCGCTGGGCGAATGGCCCAAGAACGCCTCCGACACCCGCCTTGCGACGATGGCTGGCCTCGATGACGACGAGGATGAGGGTTCCTACTCCTCGGACGGCCGCCTGCTGACGAACATCGTGATGATGGGCATGGGCGAGCCGCTCTACAATTTCGACAACGTGCGCGATGCGCTCAAGCTGGTGATGGACGGTGACGGCCTTGCCCTGTCGAAGCGCCGCATTACCCTGTCCACCTCGGGCGTGATCCCGCAGATGGAGCGCTGCGGCGAGGAGATCGGCGTGAACCTTGCCGTCTCGCTCCACGCGGTGACGAAGGAAGTGCGCGACGAGATCGTACCGGTTAACAAGAAGTACGGCATCGAACAGCTGCTGCAGGCCTGCGCCGACTACCCCGGCGCGTCGAACGCGCGTCGCATCACCTTCGAATACGTGATGCTCAAGGACAAGAACGACAGCGACGATGACGCGCGCGAACTGGTCCGCCTGCTCAAGCACTACAAGCTGCCCGCCAAGGTGAACCTGATCCCGTTCAACCCCTGGCCCGGCGCGCCCTACGAGTGCTCGACGCCCGAGCGGATACGCAAGTTCTCGGACATCATCTTCGAAGGCGGCATCTCCGCGCCGGTCCGCACCCCGCGCGGCCGCGACATCGACGCCGCCTGCGGCCAGCTCAAGACCGCCGCCGAGAAGAAGAGCCGCGCCGAGATCGACCGCCTGCTCGCCGAGAAGGAAGCCGCGCTGGGCTGA
- a CDS encoding sensor histidine kinase, whose amino-acid sequence MSSQAPDTTQAEPVEAPNGRTRAVSLRHRLLVAMVGPLVIPAVVLGLVGWALISDVVRRTNDRVLGGALGAIAETVQVERGEVTLDLPPAAFGMLENGERDNVYYRIAVGRDLLTGYADLPAPDIPTLSAEEPRFRYADFRGQRIRIAEIRRNLPRINAPVVVQVAETLENRRSLRDRLMTALLIGEFVLITIVLLLIRPALGWSLRPLSDLRRVVEARDTRAAPDLSPLRTGPLPSELRPLSRSFNRLLSRLDDATTGMRRFTADASHQMRTPLSVLKVQVALARRGSSEALHEIEEATDRLERLLTQLLTLARADEAGVLPPDHRIDLKELSQAVISRRIRQAIEADVELLLECGEGPYIIQGHRTLVFEMLSNLVDNAIRYNRAGGMAQIELVADEHAIRLVVTDTGPGIPARLRDLAMSRFARLQGEQGPPGSGLGLAIVRSTAERMGAQLELGDAEPGLRVTVTFAVR is encoded by the coding sequence ATGTCGTCCCAGGCTCCCGATACCACGCAGGCTGAGCCTGTCGAAGCCCCAAACGGCAGGACGCGCGCGGTATCGCTGCGCCATCGCCTGCTGGTGGCGATGGTCGGGCCGCTGGTCATCCCGGCGGTGGTGCTCGGTCTCGTCGGCTGGGCGCTGATTTCCGATGTCGTGCGTCGCACCAACGACCGCGTGCTCGGCGGTGCGCTCGGCGCGATTGCGGAGACGGTGCAGGTGGAGCGCGGCGAAGTCACGCTGGACCTGCCGCCCGCCGCCTTCGGGATGCTGGAGAACGGCGAGCGCGACAACGTCTACTACCGCATCGCCGTGGGCCGCGACCTGCTGACCGGCTACGCGGACCTGCCCGCGCCCGACATCCCCACGCTTTCCGCCGAGGAGCCGCGCTTCCGCTATGCCGACTTTCGCGGCCAGCGCATCCGCATCGCCGAAATCCGCCGCAACCTGCCGCGCATCAATGCGCCCGTCGTCGTGCAGGTGGCCGAAACGCTGGAGAACCGCCGCAGCCTGCGCGACCGCCTGATGACGGCGCTGCTGATCGGCGAGTTCGTGCTCATCACCATCGTGCTGCTGCTGATTCGCCCGGCGCTGGGCTGGAGCCTGCGCCCGCTGTCGGACCTGCGCCGAGTGGTCGAGGCGCGCGACACCCGCGCCGCGCCGGACCTTTCGCCCCTGCGCACCGGCCCGCTGCCGAGCGAGCTGCGCCCGCTTTCGCGCTCGTTCAACCGCCTGCTCTCGCGGCTGGACGACGCCACCACCGGCATGCGCCGCTTTACCGCCGATGCCTCGCACCAGATGCGCACGCCGCTATCGGTGCTGAAGGTGCAGGTCGCCCTCGCGCGGCGCGGCTCGTCGGAGGCGCTGCACGAGATCGAGGAGGCGACCGATCGCCTCGAGCGCCTGCTGACCCAGTTGCTGACGCTGGCCCGCGCGGACGAGGCGGGCGTGCTGCCGCCCGACCACCGCATCGACCTCAAGGAACTGAGCCAGGCGGTGATCTCCCGCCGCATCCGGCAGGCCATCGAGGCGGACGTGGAACTGCTGCTCGAATGCGGGGAGGGCCCCTACATCATCCAGGGCCACCGGACGCTGGTGTTCGAGATGCTCTCGAACCTTGTCGACAACGCGATCCGCTACAACCGCGCGGGCGGCATGGCGCAGATCGAGCTGGTCGCGGACGAGCACGCGATCCGCCTCGTCGTCACCGACACCGGGCCGGGCATTCCGGCGCGCTTGCGCGACCTTGCGATGTCGCGCTTCGCGCGGCTTCAGGGGGAGCAGGGGCCGCCGGGAAGCGGGCTCGGCCTCGCCATCGTGCGCTCCACCGCCGAGCGCATGGGCGCGCAGCTCGAACTCGGCGACGCCGAGCCGGGCCTGCGGGTGACGGTGACGTTCGCGGTGCGCTGA
- a CDS encoding response regulator transcription factor, protein MRILIVEDDAALARGIVSLLRTAGHAVDHVADGEEALSVSATESYSLVILDVGLPGIDGFQVLARLRSRGDQCQVLMLTARDGLDDRVRGLDLGADDYLRKPFEVEELEARVRALGRRRGGDAAPEIAIGAMTVNRSTGRVEVAGRHIELRRREWAVLEALAARAGQIVSRETLQAEVFGFDDPVGSNALEVNVTRLRSKLAPDGPAIRTVRGVGYMLDPSKGSA, encoded by the coding sequence ATGAGAATCCTCATCGTCGAAGATGACGCGGCGCTTGCGCGGGGCATCGTTTCCTTGCTCCGGACGGCTGGGCATGCGGTCGATCATGTCGCGGACGGGGAAGAGGCGCTGTCCGTCTCGGCGACCGAGTCGTACTCGCTGGTGATCCTCGATGTGGGGCTGCCCGGCATCGACGGCTTCCAGGTGCTCGCCCGTCTGCGTTCGCGCGGGGACCAGTGCCAGGTGCTGATGCTGACCGCGCGCGACGGCCTCGACGACCGCGTGCGCGGGCTGGACCTCGGCGCCGACGACTACCTGCGCAAGCCCTTCGAGGTGGAGGAACTGGAAGCCCGCGTCCGTGCGTTGGGCCGTCGCCGAGGGGGCGACGCCGCGCCGGAGATCGCCATCGGCGCGATGACGGTCAACCGCTCGACGGGCCGGGTCGAGGTGGCGGGCCGCCACATCGAGCTGCGCCGCCGCGAATGGGCGGTGCTGGAAGCGTTGGCGGCGCGTGCAGGCCAGATCGTCTCGCGTGAGACGCTGCAGGCCGAAGTCTTCGGGTTCGACGATCCGGTCGGCTCCAACGCGCTGGAGGTCAACGTCACGCGCCTGCGCAGCAAGCTTGCGCCCGACGGACCCGCGATCCGCACCGTGCGCGGGGTCGGCTACATGCTGGACCCTTCGAAGGGCTCTGCCTGA